Proteins from a genomic interval of Amphiura filiformis chromosome 9, Afil_fr2py, whole genome shotgun sequence:
- the LOC140160140 gene encoding phosphorylase b kinase regulatory subunit alpha, liver isoform-like, with product MRSRSNSGVRLDYYYRHVTKIILDFQSPTTGLLPASKNQTHAWVRDNVYGIIGVWGLALAYRKQADLDEDKAKAYELEQRVVKLMRGLLMCMMKQAPKLEAFKKSQTKGNCLHAKYDMFTGDTVVGDNDWGHLQIDATSLYIIMLAQMTASGKQ from the exons ATGAGAAGTCGAAGTAACTCCGGTGTCCGTTTGGACTATTACTATCGACATGTGACCAAAATCATCCTTGATTTTCAG AGTCCCACCACAGGTTTACTGCCTGCCAGCAAGAATCAGACCCATGCCTGGGTGAGGGATAATGTCTATGGCATCATTGGTGTGTGGGGTCTGGCATTGGCCTACAGAAAACAAGCTGATTTGGATGAAGACAAAGCGAAAGCTTATGAATTGGAGCAG AGAGTAGTAAAACTAATGAGAGGTTTGCTGATGTGTATGATGAAACAAGCTCCTAAATTAGAAGCCTTCAAGAAATCACAAACCAAAGGCAACTGTCTTCATGCCAAGTATGACATGTTTACTGGTGATACTGTGGTGGGTGACAATGATTGGGGACATCTACAGATTGATGCTACATCATTGTACATTATAATGCTGGCTCAAATGACAGCATCAGGTAAGCAATGA
- the LOC140161144 gene encoding cytochrome b-c1 complex subunit 8-like, whose protein sequence is MGKHFGNLARYRNVVMRTLSPFEQRAFAGYFSEGMPNLWRRFKESVFRVVPPLVLTYYVYSYGNSLHADLERKDPADFADDE, encoded by the exons ATGGGAAAACATTTTGGCAACCTAGCCCGCTACAGGAATGTAGTTATGCGTACATTGTCACCTTTTGAGCAGAGAGCTTTTGCTGGTTACTTTAGTGAGGGTATGCCAAACTTGTGGAGGAGATTCAAAGAGTCAGTATTTAGAGTTGTACCAC CTCTAGTCTTGACGTACTATGTTTACAGCTACGGAAATAGTTTACATGCCGACTTGGAAAGGAAAGATCCAGCCGACTTTGCCGATGATGAATAG